Proteins encoded in a region of the Paenibacillus sp. W2I17 genome:
- a CDS encoding LysR family transcriptional regulator — MESGDLRIFQCVAQEGNLTKAASKLGYVQSNVTARIRHLEAEVGTTLFIRHNRGMTLSPAGEMLLTYADKIIGLLNDASKALRATSTPSGPMRIGSTQTAAAVRLPELFVRYYKQYPDVSLSLVTGNSQMLMDQVIGYELEGAFIGCPCDHPDIISIPVFDEELFVVYSGMGPTDEDLKSKPILVYSMGCSYRQVLEEWLEVGGVTRPVIMEFGTLEAIISGVTSGMGISLLPEIVIRHQIENGLLRTHTLPVGMNRMMTHFITRKDAFVSSALHAFMAMLPREYDMIESGEPSEV, encoded by the coding sequence ATGGAGAGCGGGGATCTTAGAATATTTCAGTGTGTTGCACAGGAAGGGAATCTGACCAAAGCGGCTTCTAAACTGGGGTATGTTCAATCAAACGTAACGGCACGAATCCGGCATCTGGAAGCAGAAGTAGGGACAACGTTGTTCATTCGTCATAACCGAGGCATGACGTTATCTCCAGCCGGAGAAATGTTGCTGACCTATGCAGATAAAATTATTGGTTTGCTGAATGATGCTTCCAAGGCGCTTCGGGCGACGAGCACACCATCGGGTCCAATGCGAATAGGGTCTACACAAACCGCGGCGGCCGTGCGACTACCTGAACTTTTCGTCAGATATTATAAACAGTATCCAGATGTCTCCTTGTCACTGGTTACTGGCAATTCGCAGATGCTTATGGATCAAGTGATTGGGTATGAATTGGAAGGGGCTTTCATTGGTTGTCCCTGTGATCACCCCGACATCATTTCTATTCCCGTATTTGATGAGGAACTATTTGTTGTCTATTCTGGTATGGGTCCTACGGATGAAGATCTTAAGAGTAAACCCATTCTTGTCTACAGCATGGGGTGTTCCTATCGTCAGGTTTTGGAGGAATGGTTAGAGGTGGGTGGTGTTACCCGCCCAGTAATTATGGAATTCGGAACCCTTGAAGCGATTATTAGTGGAGTTACGTCCGGTATGGGAATTTCCTTATTACCAGAGATTGTGATTAGGCATCAGATCGAAAATGGATTATTGCGCACGCATACACTCCCCGTAGGTATGAATCGCATGATGACTCATTTTATTACTCGCAAGGATGCCTTTGTCAGCAGTGCACTTCATGCATTTATGGCTATGTTACCGCGAGAGTATGATATGATAGAGAGTGGAGAACCATCAGAAGTGTAA
- the crcB gene encoding fluoride efflux transporter CrcB, protein MILWIGFAGVLGAVLRYSLGKWVSGLLGTAFPWGTWIINISGSLLLGLLYGWHQSAMISDGIWVVWGTGFCGAYTTFSTFGYETLGLMGRLRYASAALYVVSSVLVGVLAAWAGVWLTA, encoded by the coding sequence ATGATCCTGTGGATTGGTTTTGCAGGTGTGCTGGGTGCGGTACTGCGTTACAGTCTGGGAAAATGGGTCTCTGGCTTGCTGGGAACGGCTTTTCCATGGGGAACATGGATCATCAACATCAGTGGTTCATTGTTGCTTGGGTTGTTATATGGGTGGCATCAATCTGCAATGATTTCAGATGGAATCTGGGTGGTGTGGGGAACCGGATTTTGTGGTGCGTACACCACGTTCTCTACCTTTGGTTATGAGACGTTAGGACTTATGGGTCGACTACGATACGCAAGCGCGGCGCTCTACGTTGTCAGTTCGGTTCTAGTTGGGGTATTGGCCGCCTGGGCAGGAGTCTGGTTGACTGCATAA
- the crcB gene encoding fluoride efflux transporter CrcB has translation MKELLYIGVGGFLGTVTRYAIQLAIPTVHEGFPWAVLLINAVGSLFLGWFFTIAVPGKITPQLRLAIGTGFTGAFTTFSTFTLDIVRLSEGGEWVHAAIYMIVSLLAGLLLCALGMSLGQRMLGAQRQEGDAS, from the coding sequence ATGAAAGAGCTTTTGTATATAGGGGTGGGTGGATTTCTCGGTACAGTGACCCGATATGCCATACAGTTAGCGATACCAACTGTCCATGAGGGTTTCCCTTGGGCAGTGTTGCTAATCAATGCGGTGGGCAGTCTTTTTTTAGGTTGGTTCTTTACCATAGCTGTTCCAGGCAAAATAACACCACAACTTCGACTGGCGATTGGCACAGGTTTTACTGGCGCATTTACGACATTCTCCACGTTTACACTTGATATTGTTCGTTTATCGGAGGGTGGAGAGTGGGTCCATGCCGCTATTTATATGATCGTAAGTCTGTTGGCAGGGTTGTTGCTTTGTGCGCTGGGTATGAGCCTTGGACAGCGTATGTTGGGAGCACAAAGACAAGAGGGTGATGCCTCATGA
- a CDS encoding SDR family NAD(P)-dependent oxidoreductase: protein MTYWKNRVALITGGGTGIGRAVSELLAERGALVAVNYSRSQDAARETVQHILDTGGHAFAVQANVANDLDVRRMVTTITETYGPITALVNNAGITHHIPMHDLESVTDDVWNELVDVNVKGMFHCARAVTEGMRQAGGGSIVNLGSIAGSTGSGSSLPYAVSKAAVHGLTLSLAHALSPHIRVNAIVPGAVATRWWAGNEERMYRLGGEVLLQHIASPEDIAHMICAALEQQSMTGQLITIDSGQTL from the coding sequence ATGACATACTGGAAAAATAGAGTTGCTCTGATCACAGGTGGTGGAACAGGTATAGGACGTGCTGTAAGTGAGTTGCTCGCTGAACGCGGAGCCTTAGTCGCTGTTAACTATTCCCGCTCACAAGATGCAGCAAGAGAGACTGTTCAACACATTTTGGATACGGGAGGCCATGCATTCGCCGTTCAAGCCAATGTTGCCAATGATCTTGATGTCCGGCGGATGGTCACTACAATAACTGAAACCTATGGCCCGATCACTGCACTTGTAAATAACGCCGGCATCACGCACCATATCCCCATGCACGATCTGGAGTCTGTTACAGATGACGTCTGGAATGAGCTGGTTGATGTGAATGTGAAAGGCATGTTTCATTGCGCTCGTGCAGTGACGGAAGGCATGAGACAGGCTGGCGGTGGTTCTATCGTAAATCTGGGCAGTATCGCAGGCAGTACGGGCTCGGGCTCCTCCCTCCCTTACGCCGTCTCCAAAGCGGCAGTTCATGGGCTGACCTTATCACTTGCGCACGCACTCTCACCACACATTCGGGTGAATGCTATCGTCCCTGGCGCAGTTGCTACAAGGTGGTGGGCTGGAAACGAGGAGCGAATGTATCGTCTTGGTGGAGAAGTGTTATTACAGCATATTGCCTCACCTGAAGATATCGCACACATGATCTGTGCTGCGCTGGAACAGCAATCCATGACCGGGCAACTAATTACTATAGATAGCGGACAGACGTTATGA
- the mnmA gene encoding tRNA 2-thiouridine(34) synthase MnmA, whose product MSKTIENTRVVVGMSGGVDSSVTALLLKEQGYDVIGIFMKNWDDTDEFGHCTAEEDSEDVRRVCEQIGIPYYTVNFEKEYFDKVFTYFLDEYKSGRTPNPDVMCNREIKFGEFLNKALDLGADYVATGHYARLIEEDGTLKLLRGVDNNKDQTYFLNALNQNQLSKAMFPIGHLPKPEVRKIAEAAGLYTAKKKDSTGVCFIGERNFKEFLSNYLPAKGGDMVDIATGEVKGRHDGLMYYTLGQRQGLGIGGSGNGEPWFVADKNLEKNQLLVVQGDAHASLYSTGLTATGVNWIAGAEHMPNVPYRCTAKFRYRQPDQGVTLTWQEDGSVDVQFDQQQKAITPGQAVVFYDGEVCLGGGTIDQVQKVPVPAMQ is encoded by the coding sequence ATGTCCAAAACAATTGAAAATACACGGGTCGTCGTTGGCATGTCCGGAGGTGTCGATTCTTCCGTTACCGCACTGCTCCTGAAAGAGCAAGGTTACGATGTCATCGGCATTTTCATGAAAAACTGGGATGACACCGACGAGTTCGGCCACTGTACCGCTGAAGAAGATTCAGAGGATGTACGCCGCGTATGTGAACAGATCGGCATTCCTTACTACACTGTCAACTTCGAGAAAGAGTATTTTGATAAAGTATTTACCTATTTCCTTGATGAATATAAGTCGGGCCGCACGCCAAATCCGGATGTCATGTGTAATCGTGAGATCAAATTTGGTGAATTCCTGAACAAAGCTCTGGATCTCGGCGCAGATTATGTAGCTACAGGACACTATGCTCGCCTGATTGAAGAAGATGGCACACTCAAGTTGCTTCGTGGTGTGGACAACAATAAGGACCAAACGTATTTCCTTAACGCACTCAATCAGAACCAGCTGTCCAAAGCCATGTTCCCGATTGGTCATCTGCCCAAACCGGAAGTACGCAAAATCGCAGAAGCGGCTGGTTTGTATACTGCCAAGAAAAAAGACAGCACAGGTGTCTGCTTCATCGGTGAGCGTAATTTCAAAGAGTTCCTGAGTAACTATCTGCCTGCCAAAGGCGGAGACATGGTTGATATCGCAACCGGTGAAGTCAAAGGTCGCCACGACGGTCTGATGTACTACACCCTTGGACAGCGCCAAGGTCTTGGCATTGGTGGTTCCGGCAATGGTGAACCCTGGTTCGTTGCAGACAAGAACCTGGAGAAGAATCAACTGCTTGTTGTTCAGGGCGATGCCCATGCAAGCCTGTACTCCACAGGTCTAACCGCAACGGGTGTGAACTGGATTGCTGGTGCAGAGCACATGCCTAATGTACCATACCGTTGTACTGCCAAATTCCGCTATCGTCAGCCGGATCAAGGTGTTACATTGACCTGGCAGGAAGATGGAAGTGTGGATGTACAATTTGACCAGCAGCAAAAAGCCATTACGCCAGGACAAGCCGTTGTTTTCTACGACGGAGAGGTCTGCCTGGGTGGGGGTACGATCGATCAGGTGCAAAAAGTACCTGTACCCGCAATGCAATAA
- the cymR gene encoding cysteine metabolism transcriptional regulator CymR codes for MKISTKGRYGLTIMMELAARTGEGPTSLKSIAERNQLSEHYLEQLIAPLRNAGLVKSIRGAYGGYILAGDPATMTAGDVIRVLEGPISPVDFTEEDDPAKRDLWLRIRDGIAEVLDSTTLKDLITFQDQDKKDSYMFYI; via the coding sequence TTGAAAATATCGACAAAAGGCCGTTACGGCCTCACAATCATGATGGAGCTTGCTGCCAGAACAGGCGAAGGCCCTACATCACTTAAAAGCATTGCCGAGCGCAACCAGCTCTCGGAGCATTACCTGGAGCAACTGATTGCTCCACTACGTAATGCAGGACTGGTGAAAAGCATTAGAGGTGCATACGGCGGTTACATTCTCGCAGGAGATCCTGCAACGATGACTGCAGGCGATGTGATCCGTGTACTGGAAGGGCCAATCTCTCCAGTAGACTTCACAGAGGAAGATGATCCGGCGAAACGTGATCTGTGGTTGCGTATTCGTGACGGGATTGCGGAAGTGTTGGATTCCACAACACTGAAAGACCTGATTACCTTCCAGGATCAGGACAAAAAAGACAGCTACATGTTCTACATTTAA
- a CDS encoding replication-associated recombination protein A — MDLFSFQQDSKPQARLLADRLRPEHLDEYIGQEHIIGPGKLLRRAIEADQISSILLYGPPGCGKTTLAHIISQQTQGQFVRLNAVEASVKDVREVIEQAQTNKQLYGTKTILFLDEVHRFNSSRQDALLPAVEKGTIIFIGATTENPFHYVNGALMSRSTLFQLESLNKEHSLIAMRRALSDADKGLGFMELHADDEALEHIATMANGDIRRALNALELAALTTPPEKDGSIHITLGVAEESIRRPIVKADESTQYDVLSAFHKSIRGSSDAALFWFLYAVEKLGMDPMTFIRRLIAASSEDIGLANPQAMTQAIGALDAYRNNGWPEAKLNIAQAILFAVESPKSNAVYTAISKAMNAIDEVKSAEVPLHLRDTHYSGAVKLGHEGYQYPHNYPGHYVKQEYLPKQLSRRVFYEATEQGNESKIRLNQQRRREF, encoded by the coding sequence ATGGATTTATTTTCGTTTCAACAGGACTCAAAACCACAAGCTAGACTGCTCGCGGACCGCTTGCGGCCAGAGCATCTGGATGAATATATTGGACAGGAACATATTATTGGACCGGGGAAATTACTGCGGCGGGCCATCGAGGCTGATCAAATTTCGTCCATCTTGTTATACGGCCCTCCGGGATGTGGCAAGACAACCTTGGCACATATTATTTCTCAGCAAACGCAAGGACAGTTCGTACGTCTGAATGCAGTGGAAGCTTCCGTCAAGGATGTGCGTGAAGTCATCGAACAGGCGCAAACGAACAAACAGCTGTATGGAACCAAAACCATTCTGTTCCTCGACGAGGTACATCGGTTTAACAGTTCACGTCAGGATGCGCTATTGCCAGCGGTAGAGAAGGGCACGATTATTTTTATCGGCGCGACAACAGAGAATCCCTTTCATTATGTCAATGGGGCCTTGATGAGCCGTTCCACCCTGTTCCAGCTGGAATCGCTGAACAAGGAGCATTCGCTTATTGCAATGCGCAGAGCATTGAGTGATGCGGACAAAGGTCTGGGGTTCATGGAACTGCATGCGGACGACGAGGCGCTAGAGCATATTGCCACGATGGCCAACGGGGATATTCGGCGTGCGCTTAACGCACTTGAACTGGCTGCGTTGACCACGCCACCGGAGAAGGATGGGTCCATTCATATTACGCTTGGTGTAGCTGAAGAGTCTATTCGGCGCCCTATTGTGAAGGCAGATGAATCCACACAGTATGATGTGTTGTCTGCATTTCACAAGAGTATTCGGGGTTCCAGTGATGCGGCGCTGTTCTGGTTTCTATACGCTGTGGAGAAGCTCGGCATGGACCCGATGACCTTCATTCGGCGCCTGATTGCAGCAAGCAGTGAAGACATTGGACTTGCGAACCCCCAAGCCATGACCCAGGCAATTGGAGCACTTGATGCGTACCGGAATAACGGCTGGCCCGAAGCCAAGCTGAACATCGCACAAGCGATTTTGTTCGCGGTCGAAAGTCCGAAATCCAATGCGGTGTATACCGCCATTTCCAAAGCCATGAACGCAATTGATGAGGTAAAATCGGCAGAAGTTCCGCTTCACTTGCGAGATACGCATTACTCGGGTGCTGTAAAACTTGGACATGAGGGCTATCAATATCCGCACAATTACCCTGGGCATTATGTGAAACAAGAATATTTGCCAAAGCAGCTCTCACGGAGAGTATTCTATGAGGCCACGGAGCAGGGTAACGAATCGAAAATCAGGCTGAACCAACAGCGGCGCAGGGAATTTTAA